One window from the genome of Desulfobacteraceae bacterium encodes:
- a CDS encoding HAMP domain-containing protein, which yields MKLFYKVYLLLILVLILILASAEYISYRRELALFNTDMEDDALLLGKALSGMAEHALKDAGEPVAVQLIRDANSKEGAVAIRWVDLDRSSGRFAPAADPEKLAAVRRGNAASMVVKKTGGDAFRLTYVPISSDSRPRFAIELSESLAIMKRYTRNSLLHLTVTGMVLFLTSGGILWFSFKWWIHRPLLRFIDKSRRIGAGDLSQDLVVEGQDEFAELAKTLNAMCRDLEAGRNALIVENQRRIQALEQLRHAERLATLGRLSAGMAHELGTPLNVISGRAKLIRANDLPADDIVDCARIIGEQTERITKIIQGLLDFSRRKKPRCSRQDMETLVRQVLDMLAQPARKAKVSFNLIQNSDIPAVSIDPIQVQQVITNLVMNGIQAMDGGGRLDVALTVGRKPRPDGTRSEARCLMIAVKDEGPGIPPDRRAHLFEPFYTTKEVGAGTGLGLSIAYGIIEEHGGWIDVESEPGEGACFTVHLPLEAETT from the coding sequence ATGAAACTATTCTACAAAGTCTATCTTCTCTTGATCCTGGTGTTGATTCTGATCCTGGCCAGCGCTGAATACATCAGCTATCGCCGAGAACTCGCCCTGTTCAACACGGACATGGAAGATGACGCGCTCCTGCTGGGAAAAGCGCTGTCCGGCATGGCTGAACACGCCTTGAAGGATGCCGGGGAGCCGGTCGCGGTTCAACTCATCCGCGACGCCAATTCAAAGGAGGGCGCCGTCGCCATCCGCTGGGTGGATCTCGACAGATCATCGGGTCGGTTCGCCCCGGCGGCGGATCCCGAAAAACTGGCGGCGGTTCGTCGCGGCAACGCCGCATCCATGGTGGTGAAGAAAACCGGCGGCGATGCCTTCCGGTTGACCTATGTACCCATTTCGTCAGACTCGCGGCCACGGTTCGCCATCGAATTGTCCGAATCCCTGGCCATAATGAAACGCTACACGCGCAATTCGCTCCTGCACCTGACCGTCACGGGCATGGTCCTGTTCCTGACGTCGGGCGGGATTCTTTGGTTCTCTTTTAAATGGTGGATTCATCGGCCACTGCTTCGCTTTATCGACAAATCCCGCAGGATCGGGGCGGGCGACCTGTCCCAGGACCTGGTCGTGGAGGGCCAAGACGAGTTCGCCGAACTCGCCAAAACCCTGAACGCCATGTGCCGGGACCTCGAGGCCGGTCGGAACGCCCTCATTGTCGAAAATCAGCGCCGAATCCAGGCCCTCGAGCAGTTGCGTCACGCCGAGCGGCTGGCCACCCTGGGCCGGCTGTCGGCCGGCATGGCCCATGAACTGGGGACCCCGCTCAACGTCATATCCGGCCGCGCCAAGCTGATCCGCGCCAATGATCTTCCGGCGGACGACATTGTTGATTGCGCCCGCATCATCGGAGAGCAGACGGAGCGTATTACCAAAATCATACAAGGGCTTCTGGATTTCTCCCGAAGAAAAAAACCCCGTTGCTCCCGCCAGGACATGGAAACCCTGGTCCGGCAGGTTCTCGACATGCTCGCCCAGCCGGCCCGAAAGGCCAAGGTATCGTTCAACCTCATCCAAAACAGCGACATCCCGGCGGTTTCCATCGATCCCATACAGGTTCAGCAGGTGATCACGAACCTGGTCATGAACGGCATCCAGGCCATGGACGGCGGCGGACGCCTCGATGTCGCCCTGACCGTCGGGCGGAAACCGCGCCCGGATGGAACCCGGTCGGAAGCGCGATGCCTGATGATCGCCGTCAAGGATGAAGGCCCAGGCATCCCCCCGGATCGCCGGGCCCACCTGTTCGAGCCGTTTTATACCACAAAGGAAGTGGGCGCCGGTACGGGGTTGGGGCTGTCCATCGCCTATGGCATCATAGAGGAGCACGGCGGCTGGATCGACGTCGAGAGCGAACCGGGCGAAGGGGCGTGCTTCACGGTGCATCTGCCCCTGGAGGCGGAGACAACATGA